Proteins encoded in a region of the Agromyces protaetiae genome:
- a CDS encoding DoxX family membrane protein, with amino-acid sequence MSTTTLGTGRASTAAGLDTVLDRANAAQAVVQRFLARAGVPALRISLGLVFLVFGALKFFPGVSPVEALVTRTWNALSFGLIDGYAAMALTAGLEVFVGLTLVTGVLFRVGLLALAATFVGIFSPLVFFAGELLTTAGPSLTAQYILKDVILVAAAMVVAAGALRRPIGRRA; translated from the coding sequence ATGTCCACCACCACTCTCGGCACCGGACGCGCCTCCACCGCGGCCGGACTCGACACCGTCCTCGACCGGGCGAACGCGGCGCAGGCCGTCGTCCAGCGGTTCCTGGCCCGAGCCGGCGTGCCCGCGCTGCGGATCTCGCTCGGCCTCGTGTTCCTCGTGTTCGGCGCCCTGAAATTCTTCCCGGGCGTCAGCCCGGTCGAGGCGCTCGTCACCCGGACCTGGAATGCGCTCTCGTTCGGCCTGATCGACGGCTACGCCGCTATGGCGCTCACCGCGGGCCTCGAGGTCTTCGTCGGACTCACGCTCGTCACGGGCGTGCTGTTCCGCGTCGGTCTGCTCGCCCTCGCGGCGACCTTCGTCGGGATCTTCTCGCCGCTCGTGTTCTTCGCGGGCGAGCTGCTCACGACCGCCGGGCCGAGCCTGACGGCCCAGTACATCCTGAAGGACGTCATCCTCGTCGCGGCCGCGATGGTCGTCGCGGCCGGCGCGCTGCGCCGCCCGATCGGACGCCGCGCCTGA
- the efp gene encoding elongation factor P — translation MASTADIKNGVVLNIDGQLWSVIEFQHVKPGKGGAFVRTKMKNVLTGKVVDKTYNAGAKVDIENVDRRDFTYLYNDGDGFVFMDQTDYDQLTVPAATVGDAANFMLENQPVTIALNNGNPLYVELPASVVLEITYTEPGLQGDRSTGGTKPATVQTGYEIQVPLFLETGTKVKVDTRTGDYLGRVND, via the coding sequence ATGGCATCGACCGCAGACATCAAGAACGGCGTCGTCCTGAACATCGACGGCCAGCTCTGGAGCGTCATCGAGTTCCAGCACGTCAAGCCGGGCAAGGGCGGCGCGTTCGTGCGCACCAAGATGAAGAACGTCCTCACCGGCAAGGTCGTCGACAAGACCTACAACGCGGGCGCCAAGGTCGACATCGAGAACGTCGACCGTCGCGACTTCACCTACCTGTACAACGACGGCGACGGCTTCGTGTTCATGGACCAGACCGACTACGACCAGCTCACGGTGCCCGCCGCGACCGTCGGCGACGCCGCGAACTTCATGCTCGAGAACCAGCCCGTCACGATCGCGCTGAACAACGGCAACCCCCTCTACGTGGAGCTCCCCGCGTCGGTCGTGCTCGAGATCACCTACACCGAGCCGGGCCTCCAGGGCGACCGCTCGACCGGCGGCACCAAGCCCGCGACCGTCCAGACCGGCTACGAGATCCAGGTGCCGCTGTTCCTCGAGACCGGAACGAAGGTCAAGGTCGACACCCGGACGGGCGATTACCTCGGGCGTGTGAACGACTAG
- a CDS encoding dihydroorotase — protein MSGRILVRGATLPGGERADLLIAGGEILEVGQVTDASGATVIDADGLLALPGLVDLHTHLREPGYEQSETVLTGTQAAAAGGYTAVFPMANTFPVADTAGVVEQVASLGRAAGYATVQPIGAVTVGLAGERLAELGAMATSRANVRVFSDDGICVADPVLMRRALEYVKAFDGVIAQHAQEPRLTVGAQMNEGARSAELGLTGWPAVAEESIIARDVLLAEHVGSRLHVCHVSTAGSVEVIRWAKARGIPVTAEVTPHHLLLTEDLVATYDARYKVNPPLRRSEDVEALRAALADGTIDIVATDHAPHPVEAKESEWDAAANGMVGLESALSVVHQAMVETGLLDWAGVARVMSEAPARIGRLGGQGAALAAGAPAELTLYDPAASAMFDTARLAGRSGNSPYLGMQLPGRVVATVHAGYPTMLDGAVRPAAEIAELAAQAAGVAHG, from the coding sequence ATGAGCGGGCGCATCCTGGTCCGCGGCGCGACGTTGCCGGGTGGCGAGCGCGCCGACCTGCTGATCGCCGGAGGTGAGATCCTCGAGGTCGGTCAGGTGACGGATGCCTCGGGCGCCACCGTCATCGACGCCGACGGCCTGCTCGCACTGCCCGGCCTCGTCGACCTGCACACGCACCTCCGCGAGCCGGGGTACGAGCAGAGCGAGACCGTGCTCACGGGCACCCAGGCCGCCGCCGCCGGCGGGTACACGGCGGTCTTCCCGATGGCGAACACGTTCCCCGTGGCCGACACGGCGGGCGTCGTCGAGCAGGTCGCGAGCCTCGGCCGGGCCGCGGGCTACGCGACGGTGCAGCCGATCGGCGCCGTCACAGTGGGCCTCGCGGGCGAGCGCCTCGCCGAGCTCGGCGCTATGGCCACCTCGCGGGCGAACGTGCGCGTCTTCTCCGACGACGGCATCTGCGTCGCCGACCCGGTGCTCATGCGCCGGGCCCTCGAGTACGTCAAGGCGTTCGACGGCGTCATCGCGCAGCACGCCCAGGAGCCGAGGCTCACCGTGGGGGCGCAGATGAACGAGGGCGCGCGCTCCGCCGAACTCGGCCTCACCGGCTGGCCCGCGGTCGCCGAGGAGTCGATCATCGCGCGCGACGTGCTGCTCGCCGAGCACGTGGGCTCCAGGCTGCACGTCTGCCACGTCTCGACCGCCGGCTCGGTCGAGGTCATCCGCTGGGCCAAGGCCCGCGGTATCCCCGTGACCGCCGAGGTCACGCCGCACCACCTGCTGCTCACCGAAGACCTCGTGGCGACCTACGACGCCCGGTACAAGGTGAATCCGCCGCTCCGCCGATCGGAGGACGTCGAGGCGCTGCGCGCGGCGCTCGCCGACGGCACGATCGACATCGTCGCGACCGATCACGCCCCGCACCCGGTCGAGGCGAAGGAGAGCGAGTGGGACGCCGCCGCGAACGGCATGGTCGGGCTCGAGTCCGCGCTCTCGGTCGTGCATCAGGCGATGGTCGAGACCGGTCTCCTCGACTGGGCGGGCGTCGCCCGCGTCATGTCAGAGGCGCCCGCGCGCATCGGCCGGCTCGGCGGCCAGGGCGCCGCGCTCGCGGCGGGGGCGCCGGCCGAGCTCACGCTCTACGACCCCGCCGCGTCGGCCATGTTCGACACCGCCCGGCTGGCGGGACGAAGCGGCAACTCGCCGTACCTCGGCATGCAGCTCCCCGGCCGGGTCGTCGCGACCGTGCACGCCGGCTACCCGACCATGCTCGACGGCGCGGTGCGGCCGGCCGCCGAGATCGCCGAGCTCGCGGCTCAGGCCGCCGGGGTCGCGCATGGCTGA
- a CDS encoding shikimate kinase, with translation MADAAAVALPVVLIGPMGAGKSRIGGRLATVLGAPFIDTDQRIVARYGPIADIFAREGEDYFRVIEREVVAEALREPAVVALGGGAVLHPETQADLEPLSVVLLRVDAAAVEPRLAGGARPLLAEGGLERWERILAERLPIYEALADLDIDTSRRPVARIVADVTGRLGELE, from the coding sequence GTGGCTGACGCGGCCGCCGTCGCGCTCCCGGTCGTGCTCATCGGCCCGATGGGCGCCGGCAAGTCGCGCATCGGCGGGCGTCTCGCCACGGTGCTCGGTGCGCCGTTCATCGACACCGACCAGCGCATCGTCGCACGCTACGGGCCGATCGCCGACATCTTCGCGCGCGAGGGCGAGGACTACTTCCGCGTCATCGAGCGGGAGGTCGTCGCCGAGGCGCTGCGCGAGCCCGCGGTCGTGGCGCTCGGCGGGGGAGCGGTGCTGCACCCTGAGACCCAGGCCGACCTCGAGCCGCTCTCGGTCGTGCTGCTCAGGGTCGACGCCGCAGCGGTCGAACCGCGGCTCGCGGGCGGGGCCCGCCCGCTCCTCGCCGAGGGCGGTCTCGAGCGCTGGGAGCGCATCCTCGCCGAGCGCCTCCCGATCTACGAGGCATTGGCCGATCTCGACATCGACACCTCGCGCCGTCCGGTCGCGCGGATCGTCGCCGACGTCACCGGACGCCTGGGAGAGCTGGAATGA
- the pyrR gene encoding bifunctional pyr operon transcriptional regulator/uracil phosphoribosyltransferase PyrR, which translates to MARAVLTHADVSRALTRISHEILESNRGAADLVILGIPTRGVFLARRIADTISRIEPDAPADLAGALDVTMYRDDLGRTRTRTPSPTRLPAGGIDGKTVVLVDDVLYSGRTIRAAFDALSDLGRAKAVRLAVLVDRGHREFPIRADFVGKNLPSSKQERVNVRLVESDGEDAVTIEGGDV; encoded by the coding sequence ATGGCACGTGCCGTGCTCACTCACGCTGACGTCTCGCGGGCGTTGACCCGCATCTCGCACGAGATCCTCGAGTCCAACCGCGGAGCGGCCGATCTCGTCATCCTCGGCATCCCGACCAGGGGCGTGTTCCTCGCCCGCCGGATCGCGGACACCATCTCGCGCATCGAGCCCGATGCCCCGGCGGATCTCGCTGGCGCGCTCGACGTCACGATGTACCGCGACGACCTGGGCCGCACCCGCACGCGCACGCCGTCGCCCACCCGGCTCCCGGCCGGCGGCATCGACGGCAAGACCGTCGTGCTCGTCGACGACGTGCTGTACTCGGGCCGCACGATCCGCGCCGCGTTCGACGCGCTCAGCGACCTCGGACGCGCGAAAGCCGTCCGGCTCGCGGTGCTCGTCGACCGCGGGCACCGCGAGTTCCCGATCCGCGCCGACTTCGTCGGCAAGAACCTGCCGAGTTCCAAGCAGGAGCGCGTGAACGTCCGGCTCGTCGAGTCCGACGGCGAGGACGCCGTGACGATCGAGGGGGGCGACGTATGA
- a CDS encoding type II 3-dehydroquinate dehydratase, translated as MTTTILVLNGPNLGRLGSREPEVYGSDTLADIGAQLEASVPDEVEIELRQTDDEGELIGWLHEAVDRELPVVLNPAAFTHYSYGLRDAAALLKQAGIPLVEVHLSNPHSRETFRHTSVISGVASGVIAGFGAESYRLAIDWLLRARG; from the coding sequence GTGACCACCACGATCCTCGTCCTGAACGGCCCGAACCTCGGCCGGCTGGGCTCGCGCGAGCCCGAGGTCTACGGCAGTGACACGCTCGCGGACATCGGAGCGCAGCTCGAGGCATCCGTGCCCGACGAAGTCGAGATCGAGCTGCGGCAGACCGACGACGAGGGCGAGCTCATCGGCTGGCTGCACGAGGCGGTCGACCGCGAGCTGCCCGTCGTGCTGAACCCGGCCGCGTTCACGCACTACAGCTACGGGTTGCGCGATGCGGCGGCGCTGCTCAAGCAGGCCGGCATCCCGCTCGTCGAGGTCCACCTGAGCAATCCGCACAGCCGTGAGACGTTCCGGCACACGAGCGTCATCTCGGGCGTCGCCTCGGGTGTGATCGCCGGGTTCGGCGCCGAGTCGTACCGGCTCGCGATCGACTGGCTTCTGCGGGCGCGCGGCTGA
- a CDS encoding aspartate carbamoyltransferase catalytic subunit, giving the protein MRHLLGTKGLPRERAIALLDIAEDMAAVQEREVKKLPTLRGKTVVNLFFEDSTRTRISFEAAAKRLSADVITFSAKGSSVSKGESLKDTAQTLQAMGADGVVIRHHASGAPQVLATSGWIDAGVVNAGDGTHEHPTQALLDAFTMRRRLHGAASRGRGLDGVGVVIVGDILHSRVARSNVWLLETLGADVQLVAPPTLLPVETGSWPARVGYDLDAALADAPDVVMMLRVQAERMHDAFFPNSREYARTWGLDDARFDRLPTTTMVMHPGPMNRGLEIAARAADSPQSTVREQVANGVSVRMAALYMLLSGERSDA; this is encoded by the coding sequence ATGAGGCATCTGCTCGGCACGAAGGGCCTTCCGCGCGAGCGGGCGATCGCGCTGCTCGACATCGCCGAAGACATGGCGGCCGTGCAGGAGCGCGAGGTGAAGAAGCTCCCGACGCTCCGGGGCAAGACCGTCGTCAACCTGTTCTTCGAGGACTCCACGCGCACGCGCATCTCGTTCGAGGCCGCCGCGAAGCGGCTCTCGGCCGACGTCATCACCTTCAGCGCCAAGGGGTCGAGCGTCTCGAAGGGCGAATCCCTCAAAGACACCGCACAGACCCTCCAGGCGATGGGTGCCGACGGCGTCGTCATCAGGCATCACGCCTCGGGAGCGCCACAGGTGCTCGCCACGAGCGGATGGATCGACGCGGGCGTCGTGAACGCCGGCGACGGCACGCACGAGCACCCCACGCAGGCGCTGCTCGACGCGTTCACCATGCGGCGCCGGCTCCACGGCGCCGCTTCCCGCGGGCGAGGGCTCGACGGCGTGGGTGTCGTCATCGTCGGCGACATCCTCCACTCGCGCGTGGCGCGCTCGAACGTGTGGCTGCTCGAGACGCTCGGCGCGGACGTGCAGCTCGTCGCCCCGCCGACCCTGCTGCCGGTCGAGACCGGCTCATGGCCGGCCCGGGTCGGCTACGACCTCGACGCGGCGCTCGCCGACGCGCCCGACGTGGTCATGATGCTGCGGGTGCAGGCCGAGCGCATGCACGACGCGTTCTTCCCGAACAGCCGAGAGTATGCGAGGACCTGGGGGCTCGACGACGCCCGGTTCGACCGGCTGCCCACGACTACGATGGTGATGCATCCGGGCCCGATGAACCGTGGGCTCGAGATCGCCGCCCGCGCCGCCGACTCCCCGCAGTCCACGGTGCGCGAGCAGGTTGCGAACGGAGTTTCAGTGAGAATGGCTGCCCTGTACATGCTGCTGTCCGGCGAACGGAGCGACGCATGA
- the aroC gene encoding chorismate synthase: protein MLRWLTAGESHGPELVAILEGLPAGTPVSLDQIRADLARRKLGYGRGARMKFEQDELAISGGVVHGRTLGSPVALRIGNSEWPKWQEVMSAEPVDPSKLGRGRGAPLTRPRPGHADLVGMQKYDFDEARPVLERASARETAARVALGAVARAFLAELGIRLVSHTLAIGPVRVPEDAPLPHPDDVDRLDADPLRCFDEATSAAMVAEVDAAHKEGETLGGVVEVLAYGVPPGLGSYVHWDRRLDAQLAAALMGIQAIKGVEVGDGFLTTTRRGSEAHDPLHLEGDRIVRDGNRSGGTEGGMSTGDLLRVRAGMKPIATVPRALPTVDVATGEPAPAHHQRSDVCAVPAAGVVAEAMVALTLANAVLEKFGGDSVGETARNLQGYLAAIPDALATAGAVSDRG from the coding sequence ATGCTCCGTTGGCTCACCGCCGGAGAATCGCACGGCCCTGAGCTCGTGGCGATCCTCGAGGGTCTTCCCGCCGGCACCCCCGTCTCGCTCGACCAGATCCGCGCCGATCTCGCGCGCCGGAAGCTCGGCTACGGCCGGGGTGCGCGTATGAAGTTCGAACAGGACGAGCTCGCGATCTCGGGCGGTGTCGTGCACGGGCGCACGCTCGGCAGCCCTGTCGCGCTGCGCATCGGCAACAGCGAGTGGCCGAAGTGGCAGGAGGTCATGAGCGCGGAGCCCGTCGACCCGTCGAAGCTCGGCCGCGGGCGCGGCGCACCGCTGACCCGCCCCCGCCCGGGCCACGCCGACCTCGTCGGCATGCAGAAGTACGACTTCGACGAGGCGCGCCCGGTGCTCGAGCGCGCGAGCGCGAGAGAGACCGCGGCCCGCGTCGCGCTCGGCGCCGTCGCGCGCGCGTTCCTCGCCGAACTCGGCATCCGCCTCGTGTCGCACACGCTCGCGATCGGGCCGGTGCGCGTCCCCGAGGACGCGCCGTTGCCGCACCCCGACGACGTCGACCGGCTCGACGCCGACCCGCTGCGCTGCTTCGACGAGGCGACGAGCGCGGCGATGGTCGCCGAGGTCGATGCCGCGCACAAGGAGGGCGAGACCCTCGGCGGCGTCGTCGAGGTCCTCGCGTACGGGGTTCCGCCGGGGCTCGGGTCCTACGTGCACTGGGACCGCCGGCTCGATGCGCAGCTGGCGGCGGCGCTCATGGGCATCCAGGCGATCAAGGGCGTGGAGGTCGGCGACGGCTTCCTCACGACGACCCGGCGCGGATCCGAGGCGCACGACCCGCTGCACCTCGAGGGCGATCGCATCGTCCGTGACGGCAACCGTTCCGGCGGCACCGAAGGCGGCATGTCGACCGGCGACCTCCTGCGCGTTCGCGCCGGCATGAAGCCCATCGCCACGGTCCCGCGCGCCCTGCCCACGGTCGACGTGGCGACGGGGGAGCCGGCGCCGGCCCACCATCAGCGTTCAGACGTCTGTGCCGTGCCCGCGGCGGGCGTCGTCGCCGAGGCGATGGTCGCGCTCACGCTCGCGAACGCGGTACTCGAGAAGTTCGGCGGCGACTCGGTCGGCGAGACCGCTCGGAACCTGCAGGGGTACCTCGCGGCCATCCCCGATGCGCTCGCGACCGCGGGCGCCGTCTCCGATCGTGGCTGA
- the aroB gene encoding 3-dehydroquinate synthase, translating to MTTEDRTVIRVGGDEGYDVVVGRGVVGELGDALGPAVRKVLVVHPSTLGARAAAIREELSDRFEVLLAEIPDAEAGKRVEVAAFCWQILGQADFTRSDAIVGIGGGAATDVAGFVAATWLRGVRFVLVPTSVLGMVDAAIGGKTGINTNEGKNLVGAFHAPAAVLCDLELLDTLPKNEILAGFAEIVKAGFIRYPEILNVIEADPEAATDPTTPQFRRVVELAIQMKADVVSEDFREAGIREILNYGHTLGHAVEHAERYQWRHGAAIAVGMMFAAELGRLSGRLSDEVADRHRHVLDLLSLPTSYPAGRWNTLLATMQRDKKARGGQLRFIVLDDLAKPTAMQAPDQSLLFAAYQEIAS from the coding sequence ATGACGACCGAAGACCGCACCGTGATCAGGGTCGGCGGCGACGAGGGGTACGACGTCGTGGTCGGCCGCGGCGTGGTCGGCGAGCTCGGCGACGCGCTCGGACCCGCCGTGCGCAAGGTGCTGGTGGTGCACCCCTCCACCCTTGGGGCGCGCGCCGCGGCGATCCGCGAGGAGCTCAGCGATCGGTTCGAGGTGCTGCTCGCCGAGATCCCCGACGCCGAGGCTGGCAAGCGCGTCGAGGTCGCGGCGTTCTGCTGGCAGATCCTCGGACAGGCCGACTTCACGCGGAGCGACGCGATCGTGGGGATCGGCGGCGGCGCGGCGACCGACGTGGCCGGCTTCGTCGCGGCCACCTGGCTGCGAGGGGTCCGGTTCGTGCTCGTGCCCACGTCCGTGCTCGGCATGGTCGATGCCGCGATCGGCGGCAAGACCGGCATCAACACGAACGAGGGCAAGAACCTCGTCGGCGCCTTCCACGCGCCCGCGGCGGTGCTGTGCGATCTCGAGCTGCTCGACACGTTGCCGAAGAACGAGATCCTGGCGGGCTTCGCCGAGATCGTGAAGGCCGGGTTCATCCGGTACCCCGAGATCCTCAACGTGATCGAGGCCGATCCCGAGGCCGCGACCGACCCGACGACGCCCCAGTTCCGCCGGGTCGTCGAGCTCGCCATCCAGATGAAGGCCGACGTGGTCAGCGAGGACTTCCGCGAGGCCGGCATCCGGGAGATCCTGAACTACGGTCACACGCTGGGGCACGCGGTCGAGCACGCCGAGCGCTACCAGTGGCGGCACGGTGCGGCGATCGCGGTCGGCATGATGTTCGCCGCGGAGCTCGGCCGGCTGAGCGGCCGGCTCTCCGACGAGGTCGCCGACCGGCACCGGCACGTCCTCGACCTGCTGAGCCTGCCCACGAGCTACCCGGCCGGTCGCTGGAACACGTTGCTCGCGACCATGCAGCGCGACAAGAAGGCGCGCGGCGGCCAGCTGAGATTCATCGTGCTCGACGACCTCGCGAAGCCGACGGCCATGCAGGCGCCCGACCAGTCCCTGCTGTTCGCCGCGTACCAGGAGATCGCGTCCTGA
- the mltG gene encoding endolytic transglycosylase MltG: MHTATRTGLADLIDFDDEPPSGRRPSRAERRAAASHPHDAAEPPRRRRGALGCLIGLVVVLALAVGAFFVLQGPITALIDRFTPAENYSGQGTGEVLFQVEEGDSGSSIGTRLVEQDIVASEAAFLEAIDDAPTAVTFYPGVFRLAQQMSAEAALAGLTDQSNRLENTILIREGMWADDVLAEVSAVLEIPMEELQAVAANPQALGLPPEATTLEGFLFPDTYTFDPGVTAQQVLQQMVDLSLRSFDEAGVAPEDRYRVATIAALIEREALPQDFGKVSRVIQNRLDDGMPLQFDSTVHYGIADHSDVTTSDAERADAGNPYNTYAHTGLPPGPIGNPGVAAIQAALNPEDGPWFYFVTVNPDTGETVFSTTYAEHEAAAQQFYRWLQERGDG, translated from the coding sequence ATGCACACGGCGACCCGCACCGGGCTCGCAGATCTCATCGACTTCGACGACGAGCCGCCCTCCGGCCGTCGCCCGAGTCGTGCCGAGCGCCGAGCCGCGGCGAGCCACCCGCACGACGCCGCCGAGCCGCCACGCCGGCGCCGCGGCGCGCTCGGGTGTCTCATCGGGCTGGTCGTGGTGCTCGCGCTCGCGGTCGGCGCGTTCTTCGTCTTGCAGGGGCCGATCACGGCGCTCATCGATCGATTCACGCCCGCCGAGAACTACTCCGGCCAGGGCACCGGTGAGGTGTTGTTCCAGGTCGAGGAGGGCGACAGCGGGTCGAGCATCGGCACGCGCCTCGTCGAGCAGGACATCGTCGCGTCAGAGGCGGCGTTCCTCGAAGCGATCGACGACGCGCCCACCGCGGTGACGTTCTATCCGGGCGTCTTCCGGCTTGCTCAGCAGATGAGCGCCGAGGCCGCCCTCGCCGGACTCACCGACCAATCCAACCGGCTCGAGAACACCATCCTGATCCGTGAGGGCATGTGGGCCGACGACGTGCTCGCCGAGGTCTCGGCCGTGCTCGAGATCCCGATGGAGGAGCTCCAGGCGGTTGCGGCGAACCCGCAGGCGCTCGGGCTGCCCCCCGAGGCGACCACGCTCGAAGGGTTCCTGTTCCCCGACACGTACACGTTCGATCCCGGCGTCACGGCCCAGCAGGTGCTGCAGCAGATGGTCGATCTCAGCCTGCGCTCCTTCGACGAGGCCGGCGTCGCACCGGAGGACCGGTACCGGGTCGCGACGATCGCCGCGCTGATCGAACGCGAGGCCCTCCCGCAGGACTTCGGCAAGGTCTCGCGGGTCATCCAGAACCGGCTCGACGACGGCATGCCGCTGCAGTTCGACTCGACCGTGCACTACGGCATCGCCGACCACTCCGACGTGACCACGTCCGACGCGGAGCGGGCCGACGCCGGCAACCCGTACAACACGTATGCGCATACCGGTCTGCCGCCGGGTCCGATCGGCAACCCGGGCGTCGCGGCCATCCAGGCCGCGCTGAACCCCGAGGACGGTCCGTGGTTCTATTTCGTCACGGTGAACCCCGACACGGGCGAGACGGTCTTCTCGACGACCTACGCCGAGCACGAGGCGGCGGCGCAGCAGTTCTACCGGTGGCTCCAGGAGCGTGGCGATGGCTGA
- the nusB gene encoding transcription antitermination factor NusB, producing MSARTKARKRALDLLYSADMRQVPVEQMLATEAERAVNEPERQASWLYAREIVDGIVDHRDEIDELIETHSRGWTLERMPAVDRALLRIGVWEILHNDEVPDAVAISEAVEAATVLSTDDSAGFVNGLLAAVSHSKG from the coding sequence GTGAGTGCCCGCACGAAGGCGCGCAAGCGCGCCCTCGACCTGCTGTACTCCGCCGACATGCGTCAGGTGCCGGTCGAGCAGATGCTCGCGACCGAGGCCGAGCGCGCGGTGAACGAGCCCGAGCGTCAGGCGTCGTGGCTGTACGCGCGCGAGATCGTCGACGGCATCGTCGACCACCGCGACGAGATCGACGAGCTGATCGAGACGCACTCGCGCGGGTGGACGCTCGAGCGCATGCCCGCGGTCGACCGCGCGCTCCTGCGCATCGGCGTGTGGGAGATCCTGCACAACGACGAGGTCCCCGACGCGGTCGCGATCAGCGAGGCCGTCGAGGCGGCCACGGTGCTGTCGACGGATGACTCGGCGGGCTTCGTGAACGGCCTGCTCGCCGCGGTCTCCCACTCGAAGGGCTGA
- the ruvX gene encoding Holliday junction resolvase RuvX, whose translation MRPGVRLGIDVGRARVGVARSDSAAVLAVPVETVARSADGDDDVRRIVELADEHGAVELVVGNPLSLSGAVTASTEDAIAFAARLAIAVGEDRPVRLVDERLSTVTAQQHLRATGKKARQQRPVIDQAAAVIILQHAIDAERASGSAPGRVLSSDEGPVPP comes from the coding sequence ATGCGGCCAGGGGTGCGGCTGGGCATCGACGTCGGGCGGGCGCGGGTGGGCGTCGCCCGCAGCGACTCGGCCGCGGTGCTCGCGGTCCCGGTGGAGACCGTGGCGCGGAGCGCCGACGGTGATGACGACGTCCGGCGGATCGTCGAGCTCGCCGACGAGCACGGCGCGGTCGAGCTCGTGGTCGGCAACCCGTTGTCGCTGTCCGGTGCGGTCACCGCATCGACCGAGGACGCCATCGCATTCGCGGCGCGGCTCGCGATCGCGGTGGGCGAGGACCGCCCGGTGCGGCTCGTCGACGAACGGCTGTCGACGGTCACCGCACAGCAGCACCTGCGTGCGACCGGAAAGAAGGCTCGCCAGCAGCGTCCGGTGATCGATCAGGCGGCCGCGGTTATCATTCTTCAGCATGCAATCGATGCCGAGCGGGCGTCGGGCAGCGCACCCGGCCGGGTGCTTTCCAGCGACGAAGGGCCAGTTCCCCCGTGA
- a CDS encoding pentapeptide repeat-containing protein translates to MRRLGSCRLRGAWLRGARLRGARLRRARLRGAGLRGARLRRRPARCRTRRKLAAQERVPLVAVAVVVRIAWRRGELGHGGTGPSSLESTRPGALPDARSASIAC, encoded by the coding sequence GTGCGCCGGCTCGGGTCGTGCCGGTTGCGTGGGGCGTGGCTGCGCGGGGCCCGGTTGCGCGGGGCCCGGTTGCGCCGGGCCCGGTTGCGCGGGGCCGGGTTGCGCGGGGCCCGGTTGCGCCGGCGACCGGCGCGATGCCGGACGCGGCGGAAGCTCGCCGCGCAGGAGCGCGTGCCACTCGTCGCCGTCGCCGTCGTCGTGAGGATCGCGTGGCGCAGGGGGGAGCTGGGTCACGGGGGAACTGGCCCTTCGTCGCTGGAAAGCACCCGGCCGGGTGCGCTGCCCGACGCCCGCTCGGCATCGATTGCATGCTGA
- a CDS encoding shikimate dehydrogenase encodes MADRRLAVLGSPISHSKSPALHRAAYRRLGLDWSYDAVEVDGPALPGFLGGLDASWRGLSLTMPLKQDVLPLTDEVDRVGQLTGAVNTLLLADDGRRLGFNTDVGGLVRAVREGGCSGVTRGVIVGAGATAASALVAMQELGARHVSVFARTPSRATTLRALGERLGVDVRVETLDTLGRAPGADLVVSTVPGGTELPHEASVALRTEAALFDVAYDPWPSRLAASWLAADGRVIHGLGMLLHQALLQVRIFVAGDPTAELPGEDDVLAAMRDALG; translated from the coding sequence ATGGCTGATCGCCGGCTCGCCGTACTCGGCAGCCCGATCTCGCACTCCAAGAGCCCGGCGTTGCACCGAGCGGCCTACCGGCGGCTCGGGCTCGACTGGTCGTACGACGCGGTCGAGGTCGACGGCCCCGCCCTGCCCGGATTCCTTGGCGGCCTCGATGCGAGCTGGCGCGGTCTCTCGCTCACGATGCCGCTGAAGCAGGACGTGCTGCCGCTGACCGACGAGGTCGATCGCGTCGGACAGCTGACCGGAGCGGTCAACACCCTGTTGCTCGCCGACGACGGGCGCCGGCTCGGGTTCAACACGGACGTCGGCGGCCTGGTCCGTGCAGTGCGCGAGGGCGGATGCTCCGGGGTCACCCGTGGCGTCATCGTCGGTGCCGGCGCGACCGCGGCGTCCGCGCTCGTGGCCATGCAGGAGCTGGGAGCCAGGCATGTCTCGGTCTTCGCGCGCACACCCTCGCGGGCGACGACGCTTCGCGCGCTGGGCGAACGCCTGGGCGTCGACGTGCGCGTCGAGACGCTCGACACACTCGGCCGCGCGCCCGGCGCCGACCTCGTCGTGAGCACGGTGCCCGGCGGAACCGAGCTCCCGCACGAGGCATCCGTCGCCCTGCGCACCGAGGCGGCGCTCTTCGACGTGGCCTACGACCCCTGGCCGAGTCGACTGGCCGCGAGCTGGCTGGCCGCCGACGGCCGCGTCATCCATGGTCTCGGGATGCTGCTGCACCAGGCGCTCCTCCAGGTGCGCATCTTCGTCGCGGGCGACCCGACGGCGGAGCTTCCCGGAGAGGACGACGTCCTCGCCGCCATGCGCGACGCCCTGGGCTGA